The proteins below are encoded in one region of Brachyspira intermedia PWS/A:
- a CDS encoding PTS transporter subunit EIIB translates to MESNKKDVKFILPMNLLGGRENIVKVNNCATRLRLEVKDVNKVNAEEIKKYYPAVQKISDKEVHIVVGTNASELAESLERIMAFDDNASNRAMTLLPLLGNRENIVKVNNCATRLRLEVKDVNKVNTEEIKKYYPAVQKINDKEVHIIVGTSVSELAEDLEKLITSYETNDRDITYANDALMLIPLIGGIENIVKVNNCATRLRLELKDVNKVNADGIKKYYPAVQKINDKEVHIVVGTSVSELAEDLEKLLGSQTLKTSLLLPLVGGIDNITKVTNCATRLRLEIKDINKVNIEEIKKYYPAVETINNNEIHIVVGTDASELAKEFKKFVI, encoded by the coding sequence ATGGAATCAAATAAAAAAGATGTTAAATTTATACTTCCTATGAATTTGCTAGGCGGAAGAGAAAATATAGTAAAAGTAAATAACTGTGCTACTAGATTAAGACTTGAAGTAAAAGATGTAAATAAAGTAAATGCTGAAGAGATAAAAAAATATTATCCAGCAGTACAGAAGATAAGTGATAAAGAAGTTCATATAGTAGTTGGTACAAATGCAAGCGAATTAGCTGAATCTTTAGAGAGAATAATGGCTTTTGATGATAATGCTTCTAATAGAGCTATGACTCTTCTTCCTTTACTTGGAAATAGAGAAAATATAGTAAAAGTAAATAATTGTGCTACTAGATTGAGACTTGAAGTAAAAGATGTTAATAAAGTAAATACTGAAGAGATAAAAAAATATTATCCAGCAGTACAAAAGATAAATGATAAAGAAGTTCATATAATAGTTGGTACTTCTGTAAGCGAGCTTGCTGAGGATTTAGAAAAGTTAATTACTTCTTATGAAACTAATGATAGAGATATTACTTATGCTAATGATGCATTAATGCTTATTCCTTTGATTGGCGGAATAGAAAATATAGTAAAAGTAAATAATTGTGCTACTAGATTAAGACTTGAATTGAAAGATGTTAATAAGGTTAATGCTGATGGAATAAAAAAGTATTATCCGGCAGTACAAAAGATAAATGATAAAGAAGTGCATATAGTAGTTGGTACTTCTGTAAGTGAGCTTGCTGAAGATTTAGAAAAATTGCTAGGAAGTCAAACTTTAAAAACATCATTACTTCTTCCATTAGTTGGAGGTATAGATAATATAACTAAAGTTACTAATTGTGCTACTAGATTGAGATTGGAAATAAAAGATATTAATAAAGTTAATATTGAAGAGATAAAGAAATATTATCCTGCAGTTGAAACAATAAACAATAATGAAATTCATATAGTAGTTGGTACAGATGCTAGTGAACTTGCAAAAGAATTCAAAAAATTCGTAATTTAA
- a CDS encoding PTS transporter subunit EIIB, which translates to MESNKKDVKFILPMNLLGGRENIVKVNNCATRLRLEVKDANKVDEKEIEKYYPSVQKISPTEVHIIVGTNANLIAESLEKILASDYSVYNNLSDIISLLGGRENIVNINNCATRLRLEVVNADKINEEKYYPVVQKISPTEVHIIVGTKAFELADELKKLLNK; encoded by the coding sequence ATGGAATCAAATAAAAAAGATGTTAAATTTATACTTCCTATGAATTTGCTAGGCGGAAGAGAAAATATAGTAAAAGTAAATAACTGTGCTACTAGATTAAGACTTGAAGTAAAAGATGCTAATAAAGTTGATGAAAAAGAAATAGAAAAATATTATCCTTCTGTACAAAAAATAAGTCCTACAGAAGTTCATATAATAGTTGGTACTAATGCCAATTTAATTGCTGAATCTTTAGAGAAAATATTAGCTTCTGATTATAGTGTTTACAATAATTTATCAGATATTATTTCTTTGCTTGGAGGCAGAGAAAATATAGTAAATATAAATAATTGTGCTACAAGACTTAGATTGGAAGTTGTAAATGCTGATAAGATTAATGAAGAAAAATATTATCCAGTAGTACAGAAAATAAGTCCTACAGAAGTTCATATAATAGTTGGTACTAAGGCTTTTGAATTAGCTGATGAATTAAAAAAATTATTGAATAAATAA
- the nagE gene encoding N-acetylglucosamine-specific PTS transporter subunit IIBC codes for MFNYLQRIGKSLMVPVAVLPAAAILLGIGYWIDPNGWGGGSPVAAFFIKAGGSIIDNMPILFAIGVAFGMSKDRNGAAALAGLVAFLVVTTLLAPATVAMIQSKPVEQVPAGFAKINNQFIGILCGVIAGGLYNKFSEIKLPEFLAFFSGRRFVPIITSVVMMVVSFILMVIWPAIYGGLVAFGEAIIGLGPIGAGIYGFFNRLLIPVGLHHALNSVFWFDVAGINDIPNFLGGQASIDAGTATIGVTGMYQAGFFPIMMFGLLGACLAFIKNAKPENRNKIKSIMLAAGFASFFTGVTEPIEFSFMFVAPVLYVIHALLTCISLIISASMKWMAGFGFSAGLIDLLLSTKNPLAVNWYMLIIQGIVFFVLYFVIFNFAIQKFNLKTPGREDDDDVEVEVSVSGDASYAEKALMLLPLLGGIENIVDIDNCATRLRLEVKDNTIIQAAEIKKMFPGVLTPGKTSVQVIVGPKVQFLADEFKKVAKK; via the coding sequence ATGTTTAATTATCTACAAAGAATAGGTAAGTCCCTAATGGTTCCAGTTGCTGTATTACCTGCAGCAGCTATTCTTTTGGGTATTGGTTATTGGATTGACCCAAATGGATGGGGCGGCGGAAGTCCAGTTGCAGCTTTCTTTATTAAGGCCGGCGGTTCTATTATAGACAATATGCCTATACTTTTTGCTATTGGTGTTGCTTTCGGTATGTCAAAAGATAGAAATGGTGCTGCTGCTTTAGCTGGTCTTGTTGCTTTCCTTGTTGTTACAACTCTTTTAGCCCCTGCTACAGTTGCTATGATTCAAAGTAAACCTGTTGAGCAAGTTCCTGCTGGTTTTGCTAAAATTAATAACCAATTTATAGGAATACTTTGCGGTGTTATAGCAGGAGGTTTATATAATAAATTTTCTGAAATTAAATTGCCTGAATTTTTGGCATTTTTCAGTGGAAGAAGATTTGTACCAATAATTACATCTGTAGTTATGATGGTAGTATCTTTCATCTTAATGGTTATTTGGCCTGCTATTTATGGCGGTTTAGTAGCATTTGGTGAAGCTATAATAGGTCTTGGTCCTATAGGAGCAGGTATTTATGGTTTCTTCAATAGATTATTAATCCCTGTTGGTTTACACCATGCTCTTAACTCAGTATTCTGGTTTGACGTTGCTGGTATCAATGATATACCTAATTTCTTAGGCGGTCAGGCTTCTATAGATGCTGGTACAGCTACAATAGGTGTTACTGGTATGTATCAGGCTGGATTCTTCCCTATTATGATGTTTGGTCTTTTAGGTGCTTGTTTAGCTTTCATCAAAAATGCTAAGCCTGAAAATAGAAATAAAATTAAATCTATAATGTTGGCTGCTGGTTTTGCTAGCTTCTTTACTGGTGTTACTGAGCCTATAGAATTCTCATTCATGTTCGTAGCTCCTGTATTATATGTAATACACGCTTTACTTACTTGTATTTCTTTAATTATTTCTGCTAGTATGAAATGGATGGCTGGATTCGGATTCTCAGCTGGTTTGATAGACTTACTTCTTTCTACTAAAAACCCATTAGCTGTTAATTGGTATATGTTGATTATTCAAGGTATAGTATTCTTTGTATTATATTTTGTTATATTCAATTTTGCTATACAGAAATTCAATCTTAAAACTCCTGGAAGAGAAGATGATGATGATGTAGAAGTAGAAGTTAGTGTTTCAGGCGATGCTTCTTATGCAGAAAAAGCATTAATGCTTCTTCCTTTACTTGGCGGTATAGAAAATATAGTTGATATTGATAACTGTGCTACTAGATTAAGATTAGAAGTAAAAGATAATACTATAATACAAGCTGCTGAAATTAAAAAAATGTTCCCTGGTGTATTAACTCCTGGAAAAACTTCTGTACAAGTAATTGTAGGCCCTAAAGTGCAATTCTTAGCAGATGAGTTCAAGAAAGTAGCTAAAAAATAA